Part of the Drosophila santomea strain STO CAGO 1482 chromosome 2L, Prin_Dsan_1.1, whole genome shotgun sequence genome is shown below.
ACCTTGATTTcaccattccaattttcagttttcataTCCACCCCTTTAGCGAGATACTCGACATTCCGCAAACAGATCAGTGCCATTTCGTGCCAGGATCGCTTTCATTGTTGTGCCCCGTAAGCTACGCTAAGCATCCatcgaaaaaaacaacaaatgatTAAGCCAAACACAGCCAAATGCATTCCTCAAATAactcaaatattttcaaaatctAAGCACAACACACTCTCAACTCAAAGCTGAAGTTGAGGGGCCCTGCAACCCTTGGTTGCGACTGCCTGGCAACCCTGAAAAAAACCCTGGAAGGAACACGGGACGAGCATTTGGCACACTATTATTATCATAATGCGCGCTCTTACTCGCTCTCATTATATGGATTTCAGTTGCGGGGTGTGTGGCACGCGTGGAAGAGAAATCGGAATGGTCAGGATTGGGGGAATGAGGAGGAGAAAGAGGATGGGAAGGAGtgggaggaggagaaggaggaggaggaggaaaaggaggaggagaaggaggaggaaaaGGAGAAGAATCAAAAGTCAGTTCCCCAATAAGCAATTCAATTTGGCCACAATGAAACGTGAAGCCGGACCGGGGATCGAGTTTATGTAAACGGATCTATagccacatacatatgtatgtagatcCGAAACTATTCGAGatatatatcaaatatatcatatcatatataaaatatgtatatagtgAACAAGTCCGTGTCATCGACTTTCCAAACAGATAGTCTTCTCTTGAAACATTGACTAACTGCCTTCTGTAACGAGTGTATTATTAAAGTTTCATAATAATGGCATTAAagatctaaaaaaaaaagagcactAAAAGGATATTTTTTGTAACGGTAATGCAGAGCCCTACAAGATCCTTTGGCAGAGAAAAACGGCAACAGTGCGTACTCACCGCTGCACGAGGAAAAAGCCTAGGAAGCCTGGGAAATGGACATGAAATGGAACGCCAAGCAGTAAATTAAGTGCCCGCTGGGAATTTTCTTTATCGAATTGTGCGGCTGTGTGCGTGCCTGTCTGCTCTGTCTCTGTCTTCCCTGCTCACTCTCTTCCTCAGTTTGCCTACCCGTCTacgttttggtttttttattGCACTGAGAATAATTTTGTGCTGGTTTTACTTGTACCTTCCAAGCAATTATCATATTTTGCAAGAGCTTTAGCGCATTTCAAAAGTATTTACTTTCGTAAAAAGCAACTACTAAAAAGTATTTCATTCTAGATTAAAATGGGGAGTTGcgattgttttattttgaaatacgcttaattttaaatactttttgcaATATAGGGGCTTATTTTGTAACTCCCACTGTTTTAAGCCAGAGAGCGGATCTTAAGATCCCGCTAGTACCACAAAACTCTTATGTAGTAGGTAGTAGATATTAGTCTCAGTGTAGTGCTCAGAAGATGAAGCCAGACCGCTTTCCTGGTGCGTTCGCCGTGCTTAAAGGTCTGTATTTTCCCCTCCCTTCCTGATCGAATAGCCTTTCCCCTCCCCTCTCCGTTTCCCTTAACTAAGCTAACCCTTTCATTTGTGGGCTCAGTGGAGAGCGAAGATGGGCTTTAAGTTCTTGCCATGTGAATTCATCTCGATATTCGTGTATTTTTCATTCGAGTATCTGCCCCGGCAACACTTGCCCTCTCTTTTGTCCTCCGTTTACTTGTTGTTGCTCGGGTACACTGTATTGTTATGTTAATTTTTGATTATACGCAAccccattgttgttgttttctcgTTGGCGGCTATgcgagtgagtgagtgagtgagtaaGTGAGTGGAGTGAGTGAATGAGTGAGTGAATGGCACGAGCCCAGTCTTTCATATCTGCTGCTCACTAATTTGTGCGCGTGCCGACGGCTGAGGGTGCCCTgccctcccctcccctcccccctcTGATTTCGACTACCCCCTTTTCAGCACTGCCGAAAATCGCATTTAATAGTTTGGCATGCGGCATGCCCCGTCTTGTCCCCGCTCGTCGACAGTCTGTCTTTTGTGCCTCCTCTCCGAGGGCGTCATGTTCTTCGCACGTCCACGTGCCGGGCATAAGTTTCAAGCTCGCCCCCCCAActcacccacccacccacaaaGGGTTAGCCCCAACCCACCCAACTCTTCGCTCTGCAGCGTACtgtaaaattaaaagtgtTGCGCTTAAGTGTTTCGATGTGTTGGGTAGTGGttcgttgttgttattgcccGCCGCAAGCTTTAACTAATGTGCAAGACAAAAAGGAGCACGGccaccagataccagataccagattGTCCTAGGCGGAATCAGTGTCTGCAGTTTTGGGTCTGgaaggaacaggaacaggaggGGGTGCACAACAATTACAATAGTCAATCAAGTTTGACTTGGGGCATCAGCTTAACTTAAGCCACGGATCACTTTTAAAGGATAAGGAAGTGGGGAAAGCTTTTGCCTCCCACACCGCAGATAAAGAGATTGTCTCCGGATAAGGCCGCTCCCATTGGAGGTTAATTAAACCCTCGCGAGGAGGTCACGTGTGTGCAGGATCGTCGGTAGGCGGCCGATGGGGGAGTCGTGATGGGCTGGGCATTAATGAATATGTATTATAAGCGTTGAGGTGCTAATGGGAACGACACGCCACACAATTTGGGCGCAGGGCAGTTCAGGCAGTCCAGCAAAAGCGCTACAGCCGCAAATTGCAttagaaatgcaaacaagtgGGCGGCCAGAGCTCACCCCAAAACCACTCGAAGCCCCAAACCAGCGTTCAGGGCCCCAACTAGCGGAAATGTTCGACATGGCAGCGGGCGCTAATTGAATATACAAAATGCCCAGGCAGGACCAGGATCAGCCGCCCCGTTGAACCCCATTGAACCCTGTTGAGCACGGACGTCGACGTAGTGGACGTCGATGTGCAGCTGCACATGGATGTGGTCCACGTGTTAACCCTTCAGAAGTTGCCATTCTTGCCAGCCAATCGACCGACGTCCGTTCGTTCCACAGGGTTAGCGCTTCCGCCGAAGCTCCGAAGGGTTTCGCTGGGTGCATAGTGGGTCGGACATCGTGGGAGTTTTGACAGTTGGCGTGGCACTCCCGCCCCCCATTTTATTGCACTCGCCACTTCCGCCATGCCGCTCATTGGGTATGCAATTTTGTTGCCTCTCCCAAGTGGGTACTATGCCTCTTTCAATCGATCtgaaacaaatcaaaaatttatACTTAAAACAACAAAGCTGAATACTGTGAAACAACATTTCATCTTTTGAATGATCTTACTCGTATGTTTGTCATACATATCTTTATTATTTCTACGAAATAACCGAACCGTAATGTTAGGGTATCCACTAGTTATTTATACCCAACGCCGCTTTCAACGCTGATGTTGTTTGTTGGCCTTTTGTAAACTTTAATCCCATCTATATGCTTATTTAGATTGTTTCGCTGCTATGGGATTTCCCTACCCTCGAGATGGCTTTTTGACTAGACCTCTAACCTTCCTACTgccattttttgttgcttttttgttGGCCGGTAGTAAATGTGTTCACTCTCTTTTGCGCACTGAGGGAAAGTAGGATAGCAATTCAGTGCGACTttagaacatatttatttttctaatgACTCCTAAGAATTAGCATAGTTCAGCAAGATACAATCCAAGCTGATGAAGCCTATTTCTTTAAATGGAGTCCTTTTCTTACGTTTGTTACTTCTATTTTCACTGGCGGCGTTTATGACGGCGTTACTGTCGctgtatctatgtatctcTGATATATGTATAGGTTATCTGGACTTCTTTGGTCTGCAATTTTCATTTCGGTTCGGCTTGGCTGGAGTTTGGAACTGGGATGGTGTTTGGCTTCAGTTCGGCTTGGTTAATCGTTAGGGTTTGCGTGGGATTAACCAGTTTATGGGGTGGAGTTGTTGCTAGTTGGACTGCAGTGATTGGAGACTGACTGTAGCTTGTTCTATTGTTCTCGTTTTGATTGCAGCGTGCAGATGTCTGATTTGTTTTGCGCAGTGCTGCGCGATTTGAAACTCTCTTCAAGTTATTTTTGGAAAAGAAATGTAGTTTAGCAATCCACTAAGcctgcaatttttttttctttcaggTACGTAGAGCAATTCTCTTTTTTGCAATTCGAGCATGATAAGTTAGTGCTTTCTATGATTACCCGCCTCATAATGGTATGTAAACACCCATAGATTTCTTATACGAATCGAAGAAATAATTTTGTGATTTAGGCGAGAAATCAACAGTGATTTCCGGCTTATATCTGAAGCCCTCGTATTTTGACAGCCAAACgatgaaaatgaaagcaaTCTTGCAGTCTTGTCCGCCCCATGTGTTCCCCAAAGGGCGGCGGCATTGGGGTCATTGTTTTCGTGGCTCCAATCCAGCATTTGGCATATGCAGACAGCCATCATGTTGCTGCTATTATTGGCTCCGCTCAATGGGGCCTGTGaatgaaatgtttattagCCTGATTATTGCTCATAGACGAGTCgcccatccccatccccagcTGCCTGTTCTTTCTTTCTCCCAGCCCCTCTTCAATTGATATTCCCATGGACTGCAAGTCAGTCGAGTCACGCACTTCCTGGACCACGCCCCCAATTGCAGCTGGGGCGGGGCGGATCCCACAGCTAAATTAGCAATTGTCACATTGCTACAAATGCATCGGCACACCGGAGAGGGGGGGAAACCCAAAGAGGCATTGGGGTGCAGGAAAACCGGAGAACCAgaaattttccacttttccagctTCCCCCATCTGCTCCTCCGGAGTTGGGCAAACTGTGGACAACAATTGACAGCATCCCCTATTCACACCCCTCTCCACTCGGAGGGTTGGAAATTCGTTACAATTAGCACTCAAGATAGATGGCTTCGAAATGGATGGAAATGACAGGgggaaaacgaaatgaaaaaagaGGCATCGTCGAAAATACAGGAACATTTATCAAGAAGGTTCTGGTAAATCTGAGAAAACTATGATTACTCTGCTCGACGCGACCTTTTTAAATTGTTCTGACGGATGCAGCACGCTTTGTAATGAATTGATAGTATTTCAATAGTTTAATGTGATTGAAACCACTTTAATCTCTCAGCTAATGAGCCATGTCGATGGACGATGTCCGATGTCCAACATCTTTTGCCCGAAAATCGAAGAACTCGCCCGCCCGCATGCTCCATTAGCGTCACACAATTTGTACctaccgaaaaaaaaaacaaaaaaaaatccatcaGAAGGGGGCCCCACAATAAAATCCAATTCCAATGAAATTTTTCATCCCACCAAATTGAAAAAgcgaacggaacggaacgaaAAGACCAAGCCAGAAACAAGAAGACAGCAAAACGAACGACGGGCAAGCAAATAGCCAGGCTCCGAATCCACTGTCTCTGCTGGAACACAATGAAGTGGCAAGGGGAGTGGAGCAGTGCGGGACAAGGGGAGTACGGGGAGTTGGGGCGACTCGAGAATCCCTTTTGATGGTGCAACAAATCTCGGGCCGAACGAAAACGCCAGAGAAGCGGCGAGTGGACCAACGCAAAGTGGGAAACCGAACGAACAAGCAAGACCTCCGCCTTCTTTCCTGAGGGGTGGAGATGACTTCTCCTCcatgacgacgatgacgatggcgatgacgaaGACGATGGCGTAGTGGCCATGTCTGTGCTATTTTATTAAGTGTAGCCAGAAGCAATTAGGTGTGGATAAGTAAACAATAATGGTTCAATAATAGGCTTTTTCCAAACACAAGAGCTAGCATTTGGTGGTCAAATAGTTGAAAGCTGAAGGATATTGACAAAGGACATCATTTGTAGTTTTATTAGCTGGCAGGGTCTCTTCACTGCAGCACATCCTCCAAAGGTACAACTGTCTTCGCTTTGAACTTGGTTAGCCTCGTCGACATTTAGGGATAAAAAACATCATCGTATTCGACGGATTTCAATGAATTCCCCACACATTCAACTACTGTCAATGCTCAAATAAGTTGTGCACCGCATCTTGCCCGAGCATTTTGAGTCGAGTAGATCGACTTGGTTAGCATAGCCAATATTGCAAGAAGAGGTACCATGATCCAAGGCTTGAGAGGTGGTGTTGCCTTGTTCGAGCATGGGCAGTGCTTAATGCAGTCCTCACATCTCGTGACAGGTAGCTTCTCCTTATCGAAGATACCCGGATTAAGGGCCAACTGGCAGCCATCCAAGGGTGAGTACAGACAGCAAAACGTCTCGACGTAACCTGCAGCAGGAAAGTGTTAAAGAGGGCTTGTGGTTTTGGATGAAGATCTGAGAACTGAACTTATTTCTAAGGGGAACGGGGTGCATGATGAAAAGGGGGTGTTAAAACCCTTTAGGCCCGCATTATACTCTTTCAATGGCACCATCCATTGGTGGATGTAAGCACCTGGAGCGCAGTAATACCCCGTAGAGTTGGTCTTGCAACGAGACTTCCAGTGTTTGTGACAGTCAACGCACTGACAAAATGTACCTAAAAGATGAAAATATAGTTATATAGAACGCAATGTATTAAATAAGCACTTACCTGGCACCAACAGCAAGACAATAGCCAGGGCATTTAATGCGCCAGATGACATATCAATTCAAATCAAAGCTAcaatttttctgtttttatcGATGTCATCTAAGGGATGTGtgttcaaaaataattaataaaaccCAGTTTGCTAGTCGAACCGAATATACTCTTATATCTAAAGAAGTACATTTACACATCCAACTTCTCTGAAAAAGCAGCGATCATGCGCAGCGcacgtatgtatgtaattaACGACATCTGAATgacgtttgcatatttcagAGGCAGTCTTCAGACTGATTCAGCTGATCTTTAATGAATTCTTGCCCAGATGGCAAAATTCCCTGAATTCGGTGCTCATTATACTACGTGGGATGCCATCGGTCGAAGGTTCTCGGAAATCGACGCTAAAAAACAGCATTCAGTTATCATCAGAGGAAGCCAAAAGCCTACATCAATAACGAGGCACATTTTGCCTTCCCAGGCCTTAAGTTCCTGAACTGCATCCTCCAGACCTCCATAATGTTCTTTAACAATAGGATTTTCCAGACCATTGTGGATTGTTATTGTAATTTTCTACCCcaagaatttatttattgaccTTGCATTAAAGCGTATATGAAGAAAGCCTTCTTGCCTTATGTGACTTATGTGCAATAATCAACCATATTATCGAGTACGTTTCAAACCATAGTATTTTCGATTGAAGAAGAATCTTGCGTGTTTTGACGGGAACACCCAAGATGTCACTTCTACGAATGTCGCTCAAATTTGCCCTGActttgatttaattgcagcaCTTGCACTGGCACGCCTACTAGAAGGTATTGCTTCTCCGGTGACTGGCAgttgtttgaatttgaattgcaGAATCAGCCACACTGGCTCGGCGACGTCATTGTTATTCAAATGCTGCCATTAATACTTCTCTGGCAATTGAAAGTGcccgacgacgacgacgagaGGAGCACGAGTGCATGTTAGTCATCTGTGGGTGCTCCATTCACGTGTGAGTGAGTGCTCCTTGGAGCTGTATCCGATCTCCACCTCTCCAAGCTTCCGTTCTCGGCAttcatatgcaaatgccaGTGACTTCTCCCGTGTCGCTGGGAAGTTAGTTATGTGCCTCAATGACCGGTTTTTCTTGTCCTTTTCTTACTCCTGCACTCTGCTCGGGGATCCTTGCtcaaatataatatacaaattGAGTTTTGAATTTATCCGCTCTCGTGTGGAGAGCATTGGCTCCGCCTTCTCAGTCAGCGTGTTCTGCggtattaattaaaaattgtaacaCAAAAGTTTCCCTCCATCCAGCATTAAATACTCCACGATTGCAGCTCCCGCGTGGAGGGTGCGGAGCTATAGTTCGTGGCACATAAGAAGGGAAACattgaaatcaaaatcaattgTGAGTCTGCGAAGAATCGAGAAGAAACCCCGCatgacagcagcaacaaagcgtcaacggcaacggcaacagcaacagcaacaatgacACCAGACACAACATTAATAATAGGGAACTCCAACAGCAATAACTATCAGCATCGGGCACacatcatcgtcgtcatccCCCAAAAACTCAAAATGATATTAAATTTCAGTTGCCGTTGCGTGAGTGAGGAACACTCCGGTCTCCGAGCCCCctttgttttgaatttatcAGCTGGACCCATCGTTAGCTCGGATCTTCGACTGgttccatttcccattcgaAGAACGACAGTTGTAGAATCTTCCTTTACCATTTAATGTTAATGGAATTGTCTGTAAACGCAGCAGGTGGGGGTCACCGCTCTAATAAAATGCGGAATGTCCATAAAGACCCAATCAAACTGCTTCGAATTTTCTAGCCCACTGACTAATCCCAAACTCCAGAGGCACACTCGCACTAACCTGGAGTCCCAAAGATTCTCCACCTTCCAGCAAGCTTTAATTAACCCAAAAGAAGGGGGCTTAGGACATTATAACTATAACTACACACTTGTTGTGTATGGATTCGGTTCCGAACTACAAACTCCCCAGAAAGCCGACTGAATTAAAGAGACTGGATATGTGAGTGTGGCACGTTGCACTCTGTTGCAAGTGGCAAGGTGACAGGGGTCTGGTGAACAAACAGAATACGCAGTTACACTGGGAGAAAGGTAATACACTTGCCAGAAACATACATGAAGTCGCTCTGGTTTAAAGTTAGAATGTATAAACAGTGAAGTCAAATCTCGTTGGAAAAGTCTTGAAAGCTTCAAACTAGAGGTATTTCACTGAGTGTCGAACATCTCcgaacaaatattttcacaagcAATAAGGCAACAAATAAAACCAGATAGACGAAGTGAAGCCGAGACAGACAGAATGAGTAAGTGGGAGGGAGCCTTTGGAGGCAGACTGGCTAAAACCAGCAACAGgacaattaaattatgcaggATTTTTCAGTGCTGCGCAAGCCCCTCATTTCATATGAAAATACATAGTACAGCAACCCCGACTTCCTCTGTGAACTCACTCGTCTGAAAGTCGAAAGAAAGTGGCCAAGATTTTGgtcaaattgattttaaataaattaaaacgtAAGCATTGAAATTGTGTCAACTCCAAATGTTTCATTTGTCAGGAATTTTGTGGGTCTTTCTCGCAATGAGTTCGACTGTAACTTCTGGCAATGCGTAAATATTATGCTTTGTTAATTGTTTATCATTGGTTTAACTTGAGGCAA
Proteins encoded:
- the LOC120443985 gene encoding uncharacterized protein LOC120443985 codes for the protein MSSGALNALAIVLLLVPGTFCQCVDCHKHWKSRCKTNSTGYYCAPGAYIHQWMVPLKEYNAGLKGFNTPFSSCTPFPLEISYVETFCCLYSPLDGCQLALNPGIFDKEKLPVTRCEDCIKHCPCSNKATPPLKPWIMVPLLAILAMLTKSIYSTQNARARCGAQLI